The Garra rufa chromosome 18, GarRuf1.0, whole genome shotgun sequence genome window below encodes:
- the LOC141291022 gene encoding myosin regulatory light polypeptide 9-like codes for MMSEAPGPINFTMFLTMFGERLNGTDPEEVIRNAFTCFDEEATGFIHEDHLRELLTTMGDRFTDEEVDELFREAPIDKKGNFNYVEFTRILKHGAKEKDDI; via the exons ATGATGAGCGAAGCTCCTGGACCCATCAACTTCACCATGTTCCTCACCATGTTTGGAGAACGTCTGAACGGGACCGACCCTGAAGAAGTCATACGAAACGCCTTCACGTGCTTCGATGAAGAGGCTACTG GTTTTATCCATGAGGACCATCTCCGCGAGCTGCTGACCACCATGGGTGATCGTTTCACAGATGAAGAAGTGGACGAGCTGTTCCGCGAGGCACCGATCGACAAGAAAGGCAACTTCAACTATGTGGAGTTCACTCGCATCCTCAAACACGGCGCCAAAGAAAAGGACGACAT